One genomic segment of Paenibacillus durus includes these proteins:
- a CDS encoding ArpU family phage packaging/lysis transcriptional regulator, translating to MNLSSLPELDRRQTQIAIESMLEKYRIFKTITFEAREASTTYSYTERFHGPTHVIADPTASLAAHNVDVPAARRAYCAAVESVVERLDSREQQLVRERYLRRDEVFDYTVYNHVFDPPVSKDTYVKIRTRAFYKMALAFKELNMLSLGPMLKAASKTKKASTGVLSNIR from the coding sequence ATGAATCTATCTTCCTTGCCTGAACTTGACCGGCGCCAAACTCAAATAGCGATTGAAAGCATGCTGGAGAAATACCGGATATTCAAAACGATTACTTTTGAGGCGAGAGAGGCTTCCACTACGTATTCTTACACGGAACGTTTTCATGGACCGACGCATGTTATTGCAGATCCGACCGCTTCACTCGCTGCGCATAATGTGGACGTGCCTGCGGCCCGGAGGGCCTACTGTGCCGCCGTGGAATCGGTGGTAGAGAGACTGGACAGCCGGGAACAGCAGCTGGTTCGCGAAAGGTATTTGAGAAGGGATGAGGTATTCGATTATACGGTTTACAATCATGTATTCGACCCGCCCGTCAGCAAGGATACTTATGTTAAAATCCGGACGCGCGCTTTTTATAAAATGGCTCTGGCTTTCAAGGAGCTGAACATGCTGTCACTGGGTCCGATGCTCAAAGCGGCGTCCAAAACGAAAAAGGCAAGCACCGGCGTGCTTTCAAATATCCGATAA
- a CDS encoding DUF2577 domain-containing protein has product MLDIIKKASLGAVDSSNPVAFFYGTVITGAPLQIQIDQKFILPGNALVLPESVMESKIPLDGGEVVLRRGLEAGDRVLLLRMQGGQSYVVLDRLVKSP; this is encoded by the coding sequence GTGTTGGATATTATTAAAAAAGCAAGCCTTGGAGCGGTGGACAGCAGCAATCCGGTGGCTTTTTTTTATGGAACGGTAATTACGGGAGCGCCGCTGCAAATCCAGATCGATCAAAAATTTATTTTGCCCGGGAACGCGCTCGTTCTGCCCGAATCGGTCATGGAGAGCAAAATCCCGCTGGATGGCGGGGAAGTCGTGCTGCGGCGGGGGCTTGAAGCGGGCGACCGTGTTCTGCTGCTGCGCATGCAGGGCGGCCAGAGCTATGTCGTGCTGGATAGGCTGGTGAAGTCGCCATGA
- a CDS encoding phage tail tube protein produces the protein MAFLKASDTISGQEGRAYAVIGTQIEEMFYVKKLEATVEKQKAEVKTLGRRGVQHKATGWSGSGSMTIFYMTSRFRQMMLDYMNTGVDQYFDIEVINEDPSSSIGAQRINLKGVNLDSVIMASLDTESDALEEEVSFTFEDVEIGKPFGSVS, from the coding sequence ATGGCGTTCTTGAAAGCTAGCGATACGATTTCCGGTCAGGAAGGCCGCGCCTATGCGGTGATCGGCACCCAAATCGAAGAGATGTTCTATGTGAAAAAGCTGGAGGCTACGGTCGAGAAGCAAAAAGCGGAAGTCAAAACACTGGGCCGCCGCGGCGTCCAGCATAAAGCGACGGGGTGGTCGGGAAGCGGTTCGATGACCATTTTTTATATGACCAGCCGTTTCCGTCAAATGATGCTTGATTATATGAATACGGGCGTTGACCAGTATTTCGATATCGAAGTCATCAACGAGGACCCTTCGTCCAGCATTGGCGCCCAGCGGATCAATCTGAAGGGGGTCAACCTCGACAGCGTCATTATGGCTTCGCTCGATACCGAGTCGGACGCGCTGGAGGAAGAGGTCAGCTTCACGTTCGAGGATGTAGAGATTGGCAAGCCGTTCGGTTCGGTGTCTTAA
- a CDS encoding transcriptional regulator: protein MEHEFGLYLKRLRESKGLTLSQLAVAAGISGSQISRIENGLRGVPKPATLRRLAEAMNASYEELMERAGYLQEYEQMTEAIPEWATSKDKRDFKKMLEDDGELMFDGVPLNKDDRQRIKDVLTGLFWEAKQMNKRKPTSKPDKSDD from the coding sequence ATGGAACATGAATTTGGATTATATTTAAAACGGCTGCGCGAGAGCAAAGGTCTTACCCTTAGCCAATTGGCTGTGGCTGCCGGTATCAGCGGTTCACAGATCTCACGCATCGAGAACGGGCTGCGCGGCGTACCCAAGCCAGCAACCTTGCGCAGACTGGCAGAAGCCATGAATGCCTCCTATGAGGAGCTTATGGAGCGGGCAGGATATTTACAGGAATATGAACAAATGACTGAAGCGATACCGGAATGGGCGACCAGCAAGGACAAACGCGATTTCAAAAAGATGCTGGAGGATGACGGAGAGCTGATGTTTGACGGAGTTCCGCTTAACAAAGACGACAGACAAAGAATAAAAGACGTGCTGACAGGCTTATTCTGGGAAGCCAAGCAGATGAATAAACGCAAGCCAACTTCCAAACCAGACAAATCGGATGATTAA
- a CDS encoding phage tail assembly chaperone, producing the protein MSEFSLFFAQNVSCDTTEEFIVSTRFKDKDGKPAAWKLRSMTEDENQECRKAATRKIKGKNGVYTPEIDANDYMAKLMTASVVYPDLKNAELQRSYGVLGAEALLRKMLLPGEFAALGERVQALNGFGTDMNELVDEVKN; encoded by the coding sequence ATGAGTGAATTTAGTTTGTTTTTTGCACAAAATGTAAGCTGTGACACGACCGAGGAATTTATCGTATCCACGCGCTTTAAAGATAAGGACGGCAAGCCCGCGGCCTGGAAGCTGCGCAGCATGACGGAGGACGAGAATCAGGAATGCCGGAAGGCGGCCACCCGGAAGATCAAAGGCAAGAACGGCGTCTACACGCCGGAAATCGATGCCAATGATTATATGGCCAAGCTGATGACGGCGAGCGTCGTATATCCCGATCTGAAAAATGCGGAGCTGCAGCGTTCTTACGGCGTGCTGGGCGCGGAGGCGCTGCTGCGCAAAATGCTTCTGCCCGGCGAATTCGCCGCTCTCGGCGAGCGGGTGCAGGCGCTTAACGGCTTCGGCACGGATATGAACGAACTGGTGGACGAAGTAAAAAACTGA
- a CDS encoding DUF2634 domain-containing protein has product MIPEAGQSGYITEQADGEASESPSLTYGIDWKKGRITGYVDGLEALKQAVDKALRTLRYEQLIYSSNYGTEWNLVLGQDRLLARPEIRRVVTEALLQDDRVEGVNQPEVSFNGENVSINVTARSRYGDIQIRKELNANG; this is encoded by the coding sequence ATGATTCCCGAAGCGGGACAGTCCGGTTACATTACAGAGCAGGCGGATGGGGAAGCGAGTGAATCCCCGAGCTTAACCTATGGCATCGACTGGAAAAAGGGGCGGATTACCGGCTATGTGGACGGTCTGGAGGCTCTAAAGCAGGCGGTGGATAAGGCGCTGCGCACGCTCCGCTATGAACAGCTTATTTATAGCTCCAATTATGGAACGGAGTGGAATCTGGTGCTGGGGCAGGACCGGCTGCTCGCTAGACCGGAGATTCGGCGGGTTGTGACGGAAGCGCTGCTTCAGGACGACCGGGTTGAGGGAGTGAATCAGCCGGAGGTTTCGTTTAACGGGGAGAATGTGTCAATTAACGTTACGGCGAGGTCGCGCTACGGAGATATCCAAATCAGAAAGGAGCTGAATGCAAATGGCTGA
- a CDS encoding baseplate J/gp47 family protein → MADQTFEAILERMLDRVPEELDKREGSIIYDALAPAAAELAQMYVELELNTNLFFADTATGEFLERSIVWSGITRRPASPAEIQGAFYADGGGGLDIPLGSRFSLDQLNYTAAEKLSPGNYRLTCETAGTAGNRNSGALLPIDYIPQLSRGETVRLLIPGEDAEDDETLRQRYFDSARRPATSGNKAHYAEWALQIPGVGGARVFPLWNGPKTVKVTITDAEKKPASTLLVDQVQQYIDPAPGQGEGQAPVGAVVTAASVQGKTITVSAEVSLAPGYELQEVKERFQAALENYRKEKGFTATYISQSVIGALLLGTEGVADYANLLLSSGAGNVTLGAEEVPLFGAVTLEVQNGS, encoded by the coding sequence ATGGCTGATCAGACATTCGAGGCGATTCTGGAGCGGATGCTGGATCGAGTGCCGGAAGAGCTGGACAAAAGAGAAGGCAGCATCATTTATGACGCCTTGGCTCCTGCGGCTGCGGAACTGGCCCAGATGTATGTCGAGCTTGAGCTGAATACGAATCTGTTCTTTGCCGACACGGCTACGGGCGAGTTTCTGGAACGGAGCATCGTGTGGTCGGGCATCACAAGACGTCCGGCAAGCCCGGCCGAAATTCAAGGGGCGTTCTATGCGGACGGCGGCGGAGGGTTGGACATTCCGCTCGGCAGCCGCTTCTCACTCGATCAGTTGAACTACACGGCGGCGGAGAAGCTGTCTCCCGGAAATTACCGGCTTACCTGCGAAACGGCCGGAACGGCGGGAAACCGTAATTCCGGTGCGCTCCTGCCCATCGACTATATTCCGCAGCTGTCACGGGGCGAGACGGTTCGCCTGCTAATCCCCGGAGAGGATGCGGAAGACGACGAGACGCTGCGGCAGCGTTATTTCGATTCGGCCAGGCGTCCGGCGACAAGCGGCAACAAGGCCCATTATGCGGAATGGGCGCTGCAAATTCCGGGCGTGGGCGGCGCGCGCGTATTTCCGCTGTGGAATGGTCCGAAGACGGTGAAGGTAACGATTACCGACGCGGAGAAAAAACCGGCCTCCACGCTGCTTGTGGATCAGGTGCAGCAATATATCGACCCGGCTCCGGGGCAGGGGGAAGGACAGGCGCCCGTCGGAGCGGTGGTTACGGCAGCTTCGGTTCAGGGAAAGACCATAACCGTCTCCGCTGAGGTCTCGCTGGCTCCCGGATATGAGCTGCAAGAGGTGAAGGAGCGATTTCAAGCCGCTCTTGAGAACTACCGCAAGGAAAAAGGATTTACCGCGACGTATATCAGCCAATCCGTCATCGGCGCTCTGCTGCTTGGCACCGAGGGGGTTGCGGATTATGCAAACCTGCTGCTGAGCAGCGGAGCGGGCAATGTGACACTTGGAGCCGAAGAAGTGCCGCTGTTCGGCGCTGTGACGTTGGAGGTGCAGAATGGCAGCTAA
- a CDS encoding XkdQ/YqbQ family protein, translating to MELLVKNKEGRIWDIAGIASDISWKTARSGKPSTLELTLLNGGIYQHPKFAIANGDIVQFRKDGVNVFYGFVFSLETGQDRQLKLTAYDQIRYLLGNGSYALENVTATGVIRKIAGDYGLRTGVLEETEYVQPSLIEDDKKLLDIIMGAIESELRQKGRLLAFYDDFGKLTLRGPESMLLNVALGAGSLLYDYSLKTSIDDETYNTIILYKNNEETGKRDFYPASDKDNVKRWGILHLSQKADDNANAAQIREKAEQLLKLHNREKISLSVQAIGDLRVRAGSFIYVLLDELKVQLFLVDQCTHNLSGGEHTMSLDIKVV from the coding sequence ATGGAACTGCTGGTCAAGAACAAGGAAGGAAGGATCTGGGATATAGCTGGGATCGCCTCGGACATTTCCTGGAAAACCGCCCGCTCCGGGAAGCCTTCTACACTGGAACTCACACTCCTGAACGGGGGGATTTACCAGCATCCGAAATTTGCAATCGCTAATGGCGATATTGTGCAGTTCCGTAAGGACGGGGTCAATGTTTTTTACGGATTTGTGTTCAGTCTGGAGACCGGCCAGGACCGGCAGCTCAAGCTGACGGCCTACGACCAGATCCGGTATCTGCTCGGCAACGGCAGCTATGCCCTCGAGAACGTAACTGCTACCGGCGTCATTCGCAAAATCGCGGGCGATTACGGACTCAGGACCGGCGTGCTGGAAGAGACGGAGTACGTTCAGCCGTCTTTAATTGAAGACGATAAGAAGCTGCTCGATATTATTATGGGGGCGATCGAATCCGAGCTTCGGCAGAAGGGGCGGCTGCTGGCCTTTTACGATGATTTTGGCAAGCTTACGCTGCGCGGTCCGGAATCCATGCTGCTGAATGTGGCGCTCGGAGCGGGCAGCCTTTTATATGACTATTCACTCAAGACGAGTATCGACGACGAGACGTATAACACAATTATTTTGTACAAAAACAATGAAGAGACAGGGAAACGCGATTTCTATCCGGCCAGCGACAAGGACAATGTCAAACGGTGGGGGATCTTGCACTTGTCCCAGAAGGCGGACGACAATGCGAACGCGGCGCAAATCCGGGAGAAGGCGGAACAGCTGCTGAAGCTGCATAACCGGGAAAAGATTAGTCTTTCGGTACAGGCCATCGGCGATTTGCGCGTGCGCGCAGGCAGCTTCATTTATGTGCTTCTGGACGAGCTTAAGGTGCAGCTGTTTCTGGTCGATCAGTGTACCCACAATCTGTCCGGGGGAGAGCATACCATGTCTCTTGATATCAAGGTGGTGTAA
- a CDS encoding phage tail sheath family protein, producing MAGGTWTTQNKVRPGVYVNVSSQSGVIGKMGERGTAALALALSWGPAGQIIGITPQEDIAKLLGYDWTHEALLPVREALKRAGKLLLYRLNTGVKAEATASGLKTTAQYGGERGNDLSFVIASNIEDPAKFDVKTLLDGAEVDRQTVAAAADLLDNAYVTFEANGPEGLTASAGIPLTGGSNGTVTNQNHSDFLAALEVQDFQTVGLVSQDNSLKALYTSYVKRLRDSEGKKVQAVVSDYATAGYEGVISVKNGVVLSDGTVVDKTNAVAWTAGATAAAAVNESLTYQAYDDAVDADVRLSHSETTAALLNGELLFTYNGAKAVVEQDINTLTAFTPAKDKAFSKNRVLRVLDGIAVDLKRIFETYFVGKVSNNEDGRALFWSQCAAYMNDLQDIGAIENFNAQTDISVVAGADSDSVVLETAVKPVDSVEKVYLKVKVV from the coding sequence ATGGCTGGAGGAACATGGACAACGCAAAACAAGGTACGTCCCGGGGTGTATGTGAATGTATCATCCCAATCGGGCGTAATCGGAAAAATGGGAGAACGCGGCACCGCCGCACTGGCTCTGGCGCTCTCTTGGGGGCCTGCCGGTCAGATCATCGGCATTACGCCTCAGGAAGATATCGCCAAGCTGCTCGGGTATGACTGGACGCATGAAGCGCTGCTTCCGGTACGCGAAGCACTCAAGCGGGCGGGTAAGCTGCTGCTCTACCGCCTGAATACCGGCGTCAAAGCGGAGGCAACAGCCAGTGGTTTAAAGACAACGGCTCAATATGGCGGAGAACGCGGCAATGATCTGTCGTTCGTAATTGCAAGCAATATCGAGGACCCGGCCAAGTTCGACGTAAAGACACTGCTTGATGGGGCGGAAGTGGACAGGCAGACGGTCGCCGCCGCAGCCGATTTGCTGGATAACGCCTATGTCACGTTCGAGGCGAACGGGCCGGAGGGACTGACAGCGTCTGCCGGAATTCCGCTTACGGGCGGAAGCAACGGGACGGTGACCAATCAGAACCACAGCGATTTTCTGGCCGCGCTGGAGGTACAGGATTTTCAAACGGTCGGTCTGGTCTCGCAAGACAACTCGCTTAAAGCTCTCTACACCTCTTATGTGAAACGGCTGCGCGATTCCGAAGGCAAGAAGGTGCAGGCTGTTGTGTCGGATTACGCTACCGCCGGTTATGAAGGGGTCATCAGCGTAAAGAACGGCGTAGTTTTAAGCGACGGCACCGTAGTGGACAAGACGAACGCGGTGGCATGGACAGCGGGAGCGACCGCAGCGGCTGCGGTAAATGAATCACTGACCTATCAGGCCTATGATGATGCGGTGGATGCCGATGTCCGTCTGAGCCATTCCGAGACGACAGCGGCGCTCTTGAATGGTGAACTGCTCTTTACTTACAACGGCGCAAAGGCGGTGGTCGAGCAGGATATCAATACGCTTACGGCGTTCACACCGGCAAAAGACAAGGCTTTTTCGAAGAACCGGGTTCTCCGTGTACTCGACGGTATTGCGGTTGATCTGAAGCGTATTTTTGAAACCTACTTTGTTGGCAAGGTATCCAATAATGAGGACGGCCGAGCGCTGTTCTGGTCGCAGTGTGCCGCCTATATGAACGATCTCCAGGATATCGGAGCCATTGAGAACTTCAACGCGCAGACCGATATTTCCGTCGTTGCCGGCGCCGACAGCGATAGCGTAGTGCTGGAAACGGCTGTAAAACCGGTGGATTCGGTAGAAAAAGTATATCTGAAAGTGAAGGTGGTTTAA
- a CDS encoding phage tail terminator family protein, which produces MMSVQHLRSCITAALEQRFADIPVISSDDPPQTPGFRLFLVSAAYDRQREDRYAAVYRFGIRYEGVPVSEAEVMADALRDALTLVQGDGVSYRSVRQTWTAGAAGEADLFTAEYSLYLQSERPEAVTMGQFTEEGRLK; this is translated from the coding sequence ATGATGTCTGTACAGCATTTGCGGAGCTGCATTACGGCTGCGCTGGAGCAGCGTTTTGCGGACATTCCCGTTATTTCAAGTGACGATCCGCCGCAGACGCCGGGCTTTCGGCTGTTTCTGGTTTCGGCGGCATATGACCGGCAGCGGGAAGACCGATATGCGGCGGTGTACCGCTTTGGTATCCGCTATGAAGGCGTTCCGGTATCGGAGGCGGAGGTTATGGCGGACGCTTTGCGTGATGCTCTTACCCTTGTACAAGGAGACGGGGTGAGCTACCGCAGTGTACGGCAGACCTGGACGGCTGGAGCGGCAGGAGAAGCGGATCTGTTCACGGCAGAGTATTCGCTGTACCTGCAAAGCGAGCGTCCTGAAGCAGTGACAATGGGTCAATTCACAGAGGAAGGAAGATTGAAATGA
- a CDS encoding LysM peptidoglycan-binding domain-containing protein, translating to MNTHQEYGFFLSYNNMEDIFRLPVNPETLEIKEVGEGKSYTIIDLGEINAISYPKLTEITLESIFPAQRYPFVLVPETGKNRLLKPFEYVEMIKKWMTSRRPIRFVFSGLETRESAQTSDLPVSMAMSIESFNWKLSAGTSGDIEYSLSLKKYVFYQAAPVKVVKGAAKTQQQRAGDRKAPAVYKLKAGDNLWRIAQKVLGDGSRWKEIQKLNDIPDSELRKLPVGKTIKLP from the coding sequence ATGAATACGCACCAGGAGTACGGTTTTTTTCTCAGCTACAACAATATGGAGGATATCTTCCGCCTGCCGGTCAATCCCGAGACGCTGGAAATCAAGGAAGTGGGTGAAGGTAAAAGCTATACCATTATCGATTTGGGTGAAATCAACGCTATTTCCTATCCCAAGCTGACCGAAATTACGCTGGAAAGTATCTTTCCGGCGCAGCGCTATCCTTTCGTCCTCGTGCCGGAGACAGGGAAGAACCGGTTGCTTAAACCTTTTGAATATGTGGAGATGATCAAAAAATGGATGACGAGCCGCAGGCCGATCCGTTTTGTTTTTTCCGGTCTGGAGACGCGGGAGTCGGCTCAAACCAGTGATTTACCCGTGAGCATGGCCATGAGCATTGAGAGCTTCAACTGGAAGCTCAGCGCCGGTACTTCAGGAGATATCGAATATTCGCTCTCGCTGAAAAAGTATGTGTTCTACCAGGCGGCCCCCGTAAAAGTCGTTAAGGGAGCGGCCAAAACGCAGCAGCAGAGAGCAGGCGACCGCAAAGCCCCGGCTGTCTATAAGCTGAAAGCGGGCGACAATCTGTGGAGAATCGCGCAAAAGGTGCTGGGCGACGGAAGCAGGTGGAAGGAAATCCAGAAGCTTAACGACATTCCCGACAGTGAGCTGAGGAAGCTTCCGGTTGGCAAGACGATCAAGCTGCCTTGA